One part of the Streptomyces lydicus genome encodes these proteins:
- a CDS encoding AAA family ATPase, which produces MTIRILPAVGDPDAARTVSALLSQLPDAEPAPAVADSTALVDALAAAVQGAGAAAPAAAVEALPEVVLVHERIGPTPALELIREVALRFPAVGVVLITADAGPALFSAAMDAGARGIVGLPLGYDELAARVQAAAQWSAGVRVHLGGNPDAVPGPSGTLVTVTGAKGGVGTTVTAVHLALAARAAGRSVALVDLDLQSGDVASYLDVQFRRSVVDLAGISDISVRVLQDAVHDHHTGLGLLLAPEEGERGEEVDDRAARQIIGALRSRYEVVLVDCGSQMQSANAAAVELADVALLVTTPDVVAVRAAKRQVRLWDRLQIRKAEETTTVVNRLTRNTEIQPSLVAKATGTQMARTHVPAAFKELQPCVDAGRMQDLDGRSTVKQALWALAGELGLVDAPAARQGRGSHRARPSLTGRKRKAITPGAAPGSGTGPGPAPGAVSGSGAGSGSRFGARRGSAAAAGGPGPFDPAGPYEEG; this is translated from the coding sequence GTGACCATCCGTATCCTCCCGGCGGTCGGCGACCCGGACGCCGCCCGCACGGTGTCGGCGCTGCTGAGCCAGCTGCCGGACGCCGAACCCGCGCCCGCCGTCGCCGACTCGACCGCACTGGTCGACGCGCTGGCCGCCGCCGTCCAGGGGGCCGGCGCCGCGGCCCCGGCCGCCGCCGTCGAGGCGCTGCCCGAGGTCGTGCTGGTCCACGAGCGGATCGGTCCGACGCCGGCGCTGGAGCTGATCCGCGAGGTGGCGCTGCGCTTCCCCGCCGTCGGCGTCGTACTGATCACCGCCGACGCCGGGCCCGCGCTGTTCTCCGCGGCGATGGACGCCGGCGCCCGCGGCATCGTCGGACTCCCGCTCGGTTACGACGAGTTGGCCGCCCGGGTGCAGGCCGCCGCCCAGTGGTCCGCGGGCGTACGGGTGCACCTGGGGGGAAACCCGGACGCGGTGCCCGGGCCGAGCGGCACGCTGGTGACCGTGACCGGCGCCAAGGGCGGGGTCGGCACCACCGTCACCGCCGTCCACCTGGCGCTGGCCGCGCGGGCCGCCGGCCGCAGCGTCGCCCTGGTGGACCTCGATCTGCAGTCCGGTGACGTGGCCTCCTATCTGGACGTGCAGTTCCGCCGCTCGGTCGTCGACCTGGCCGGTATCTCGGACATCTCCGTACGGGTCCTCCAGGACGCGGTGCACGACCACCACACCGGCCTCGGGCTGCTGCTGGCGCCGGAGGAGGGCGAGCGCGGCGAGGAGGTCGACGACCGGGCGGCCCGCCAGATCATCGGCGCGCTGCGCTCCCGCTACGAAGTGGTGCTGGTCGACTGCGGGTCCCAGATGCAGTCCGCGAACGCCGCGGCCGTCGAACTCGCCGATGTGGCGCTGCTGGTGACCACCCCGGACGTGGTGGCCGTACGGGCCGCCAAGCGGCAGGTGCGGCTGTGGGACCGGCTCCAGATCCGCAAGGCGGAGGAGACCACGACGGTCGTCAACCGGCTGACCCGCAACACCGAGATCCAGCCGTCGCTGGTCGCCAAGGCCACCGGCACCCAGATGGCCCGCACCCACGTCCCGGCCGCCTTCAAGGAGCTCCAGCCCTGCGTCGACGCCGGCCGGATGCAGGACCTGGACGGCCGGTCGACGGTCAAGCAGGCGCTGTGGGCGCTGGCGGGCGAACTGGGGCTGGTCGACGCGCCGGCCGCCCGCCAGGGCCGCGGCAGCCACCGGGCGCGCCCCTCGCTGACCGGGCGCAAGCGCAAGGCCATAACGCCGGGGGCGGCTCCCGGTTCCGGGACGGGTCCGGGTCCGGCCCCGGGGGCGGTCTCCGGGTCCGGGGCGGGTTCCGGCTCCCGGTTCGGGGCGCGGCGGGGCTCCGCCGCGGCGGCCGGCGGCCCGGGGCCGTTCGACCCGGCCGGCCCCTACGAGGAGGGCTGA
- the cpaB gene encoding Flp pilus assembly protein CpaB has protein sequence MNSRQRRGVILLLLSVLCAIAAFVGVLSVIKNVESKVGPEKTAYRLKTDVAAYKALDPGQFEKVTMPQRWLPPTAVTDLDKVSGKIAVTPLKKGSLLQEDMIVERPALKAGQQEIAIMIDAATGVAGKINPGARVNIYATFEGKRPEDKPVSKVIVVGAQVIDVGKLTPLEAKDPGSTTTGRQAGEAVPITFALNTQDAQRVAYAESFASHVRLALLAPGSAAGVPPGQRTYTLDGDK, from the coding sequence ATGAACTCACGCCAGCGCCGCGGAGTGATCCTGCTGCTCCTGTCGGTCCTCTGCGCGATCGCTGCGTTCGTCGGCGTGCTGTCGGTGATCAAGAACGTCGAGTCCAAGGTCGGTCCCGAGAAGACCGCCTACCGGCTGAAGACGGACGTCGCCGCCTATAAAGCGCTGGATCCCGGGCAGTTCGAGAAGGTGACGATGCCGCAGCGCTGGCTGCCACCGACCGCCGTGACCGATCTGGACAAGGTCAGCGGCAAGATCGCGGTGACGCCCCTGAAGAAGGGGTCGCTGCTCCAGGAGGACATGATCGTCGAGCGGCCCGCGCTCAAGGCCGGGCAGCAGGAGATCGCCATCATGATCGACGCGGCCACCGGTGTCGCCGGGAAGATCAACCCCGGGGCACGGGTGAACATCTACGCCACCTTCGAGGGCAAGCGACCCGAGGACAAGCCGGTCTCCAAGGTCATCGTCGTCGGGGCCCAGGTCATCGACGTCGGCAAGCTGACGCCGCTGGAGGCCAAGGACCCCGGCTCCACCACCACGGGCCGGCAGGCCGGCGAGGCGGTCCCGATCACCTTCGCGCTGAACACCCAGGACGCCCAACGGGTCGCCTACGCCGAGTCCTTCGCCTCCCACGTACGGCTGGCCCTGCTCGCCCCCGGCAGCGCGGCCGGCGTCCCGCCCGGCCAGCGCACGTACACCCTCGACGGCGACAAGTGA
- a CDS encoding chitinase, with amino-acid sequence MVRARSGRAARKAGRKTGRRLLAGTAAAVLTAAGVLAAGTAGAAEAPPAPPAARAGGAAVPKHALTGYWQNFDNGATVQKLKDVDDAYDIIAVSFAEAAGQPGAVTFTLDPAVGYGSVDDFTADIKAKQAAGKSVILSVGGEKGAVSVNDDASARNFADSVGKLMDTYGFNGVDIDLENGLDATYMTKALKELHAAHGDVVVTMAPQTVDMQSPQNAYFKTALGIKDFLTVVNMQYYNSGAMNGCDGKVYAQGSVDFLTSLACVQLTGGLDPSQVGIGVPASSGAAGSGHVPPSVVNAALDCLTRGTNCGSFKPPKTYPDLRGAMTWSTNWDAAGGNEIAGQVGAHVHDLP; translated from the coding sequence GTGGTTCGCGCACGATCAGGAAGAGCCGCACGCAAAGCCGGGCGGAAGACCGGTAGACGGCTGCTCGCCGGGACGGCCGCCGCGGTGCTGACCGCGGCGGGCGTCCTCGCCGCCGGCACCGCCGGCGCGGCCGAGGCACCTCCCGCCCCGCCCGCCGCCCGCGCCGGGGGCGCCGCCGTCCCGAAGCACGCCCTCACCGGCTACTGGCAGAACTTCGACAACGGCGCCACCGTGCAGAAGCTGAAGGACGTCGACGACGCCTACGACATCATCGCGGTCTCCTTCGCCGAGGCGGCCGGTCAACCGGGCGCCGTCACCTTCACCCTCGACCCGGCCGTCGGCTACGGCTCCGTCGACGACTTCACGGCGGACATCAAGGCCAAGCAGGCGGCCGGGAAGTCGGTGATCCTCTCCGTCGGCGGCGAGAAGGGCGCGGTGTCCGTCAACGACGACGCGTCCGCCCGGAACTTCGCCGACTCGGTCGGCAAGCTCATGGACACCTACGGCTTCAACGGGGTCGACATCGACCTGGAGAACGGCCTCGACGCGACGTACATGACCAAGGCCCTCAAGGAGCTGCACGCCGCGCACGGCGACGTCGTGGTGACCATGGCCCCGCAGACCGTCGACATGCAGTCCCCGCAGAACGCGTACTTCAAGACGGCCCTGGGGATCAAGGACTTCCTGACCGTCGTGAACATGCAGTACTACAACAGCGGTGCGATGAACGGCTGCGACGGCAAGGTCTACGCCCAGGGCTCGGTCGACTTCCTGACCTCGCTGGCCTGCGTCCAGCTGACGGGCGGCCTCGATCCGTCCCAGGTCGGCATCGGCGTCCCGGCGTCGTCGGGTGCGGCCGGCAGCGGCCACGTCCCCCCGTCCGTCGTCAACGCGGCGCTGGACTGCCTGACGCGGGGCACCAACTGCGGCTCCTTCAAGCCGCCGAAGACCTACCCGGACCTGCGCGGCGCGATGACCTGGTCCACCAACTGGGACGCCGCGGGCGGCAACGAGATCGCCGGCCAGGTGGGCGCCCACGTCCACGACCTGCCCTGA
- a CDS encoding trypsin-like peptidase domain-containing protein: MNRPLVGTLATVVLGAAALVGTVGTAQAAPQQTAGHPARHQVKAVDFAGTVALSNCSGSVVRMPTSQPNDPALVMSNGHCLESGMPGPGEVIVNQPSSRSFTLLDKSAGRLGTIRATKVAYATMTDTDVTLYQTGSTYAQIEQKYGIKALELATTHPAAGAGISVVSGYWKKIYTCRIDGFVPTLKEGDWTWKDSVRYTPECKTIGGTSGSPVIDTATGKVTAINNTGNEDGERCTVNNPCEVDENGNVTVHQGTNYAEETYGIPKCFGAGNKLDLNAAGCALPKPAATRN, from the coding sequence ATGAACAGACCTCTCGTCGGCACCCTGGCCACGGTCGTCCTGGGAGCCGCAGCCCTGGTGGGCACCGTCGGAACGGCCCAGGCGGCGCCGCAGCAAACGGCCGGGCACCCCGCCCGGCACCAGGTCAAGGCGGTGGACTTCGCCGGTACCGTCGCGCTGAGCAACTGCTCCGGTTCCGTCGTGCGGATGCCCACCTCGCAGCCGAACGACCCGGCCCTGGTGATGTCCAACGGCCACTGTCTGGAAAGCGGTATGCCCGGCCCCGGCGAGGTGATCGTCAACCAGCCGTCCAGCCGCAGCTTCACGCTCCTCGACAAGTCGGCCGGCCGGCTGGGCACCATCAGGGCGACCAAGGTCGCCTACGCCACCATGACCGACACCGATGTGACGCTCTACCAGACCGGCTCGACGTACGCCCAGATCGAGCAGAAGTACGGGATCAAGGCGCTGGAGCTGGCCACCACGCACCCGGCCGCGGGCGCCGGGATCAGCGTGGTCTCCGGCTACTGGAAGAAGATCTACACCTGCAGGATCGACGGGTTCGTGCCCACCCTCAAGGAGGGCGACTGGACCTGGAAGGACTCCGTCCGCTACACCCCGGAGTGCAAGACCATAGGCGGGACGTCCGGCTCGCCGGTGATCGACACCGCCACCGGCAAGGTCACGGCGATCAACAACACGGGCAACGAGGACGGCGAGAGGTGCACCGTCAACAACCCGTGCGAGGTCGACGAGAACGGCAACGTCACCGTGCACCAGGGCACCAACTACGCGGAGGAGACGTACGGGATCCCCAAGTGCTTCGGTGCCGGCAACAAGCTGGACCTGAACGCGGCCGGGTGCGCGCTGCCCAAGCCGGCGGCCACCCGTAACTGA